From Toxorhynchites rutilus septentrionalis strain SRP chromosome 2, ASM2978413v1, whole genome shotgun sequence, a single genomic window includes:
- the LOC129764446 gene encoding uncharacterized protein LOC129764446, producing the protein MESGNSNEKTKLNNLVKNIVKTLLSTSKYFHCPFCADEYLFEFTLRHHLFKNHAEDLSKIVQSPDSSTRFCDSNLCPYCGALFYYISALPKHIMSSHNRECLIKWQAIEKENSLQRKFAGEPSIKCVPCSPGLSDLFEELNTGSSKKKGRNRRRKASPLYKSALKNANRMSASKYSESWVSCDFEFSSTSRRSTTTARRELQFDVPSEELDVGSIASGKKSKQSRKRFTLKGIKSKMSFRKYVLSKFTKKYHCKIVTSTPNNFLDSSCTSGPDSRLHNQERWNRIHCE; encoded by the coding sequence ATGGAGTCGGGTAACAGCAACGAGAAAACCAAGCTCAACAATTTAGTGAAGAATATCGTCAAGACATTGCTGTCCACCTCGAAATATTTTCACTGTCCGTTTTGTGCCGATgaatatttgtttgaatttacCCTTCGGCATCATCTGTTCAAAAATCATGCAGAAGATTTATCTAAAATCGTACAATCGCCCGATTCCAGCACAAGATTCTGTGATAGCAATCTTTGCCCGTATTGTGGGGCACTATTCTATTACATCTCGGCTCTACCGAAGCACATTATGAGCAGTCACAACCGGGAATGTTTGATCAAGTGGCAAGCTATCGAGAAGGAAAACAGTTTGCAGCGAAAATTCGCTGGTGAGCCAAGCATCAAATGTGTGCCTTGTTCCCCGGGCTTGAGCGATCTGTTCGAAGAACTCAACACCGGTTCCAGCAAGAAAAAGGGTAGAAATCGCCGAAGAAAAGCATCGCCTTTGTACAAATCTGCTCTTAAGAACGCGAATAGAATGTCAGcctcaaaatattccgaatcatGGGTGAGTTGCGATTTCGAGTTTAGCTCTACATCTCGGAGATCCACCACTACAGCTCGACGGGAGCTCCAGTTCGACGTCCCTTCTGAGGAACTTGATGTCGGAAGCATTGCTTCCGGGAAGAAGTCAAAACAATCACGCAAACGTTTCACTTTGAAAGGTATTAAATCAAAAATgagcttccgaaagtatgtgcTGTCCAAATTTACCAAAAAGTATCACTGTAAAATCGTAACGAGTACACCGAACAATTTTCTGGACAGTAGTTGCACCAGTGGGCCTGATTCGAGGCTACATAATCAGGAGCGCTGGAACCGAATTCATTGTGAGTGA
- the LOC129764445 gene encoding eukaryotic translation initiation factor 3 subunit I, translating into MKPLMLQGHERAITQIKYNREGDLIFSAAKDSKPSVWFSLNGERLGTYNGHQGVVWCVDVDWTTTRLITGSGDMSTKLWDVETGSVLGSIPCTSSTRTANFSYSGNQASYSTDKAMGNNCELFIIDVRNIDSSISNQSPVLKLTMNQQTKITSMLWGALDETVITGHDNGSIRIWDLRAVKELNSVNDHTSVINDMQMSHDGTMFVSASKDATAKLFDSESLMCLKTYKTERPVNSAAISPILEHVALGGGQEAMEVTTTSTKAGKFDSRFFHLVYEEEFARVKGHFGPINSLAFHPDGRSYATGGEDGFVRVQEFDASYYEFVFE; encoded by the exons ATG AAACCGCTGATGTTACAAGGGCACGAACGTGCTATTACACAGATCAAATACAACAGGGAAGGAGATTTAATCTTTTCAGCGGCCAAGGATAGCAAGCCGTCTGTCTGGTTTTCACTCAATGGTGAACGTCTGGGGACATACAATGGCCATCAAGGTGTCGTATGGTGTGTCGATGTAGATTGGACCACGACGCGGTTGATCACCGGTAGTGGAGACATGTCCACCAA ACTATGGGACGTTGAAACAGGCAGCGTTTTGGGATCCATTCCGTGTACATCTTCTACCCGTACAGCAAATTTCAGTTATTCTGGCAACCAAGCTTCATATTCCACGGATAAAGCTATGGGTAACAATTGCGAGTTGTTCATAATCGATGTACGAAATATTGATTCGAGTATAAGCAATCAAAGTCCGGTCCTGAAACTGACCATGAATCAACAAACGAAAATCACTTCCATGCTGTGGGGTGCGTTGGACGAAACTGTCATCACTGGTCATGATAACGGATCGATCAGAATTTGGGATCTGCGGGCAGTGAAAGAGCTGAATTCAGTAAATGACCACACAAGCGTCATCAATGATATGCAGATGTCGCACGATGGCACCATGTTTGTGTCCGCTTCGAAGGATGCTACGGCTAAACTGTTTGACTCGGAGTCGCTGATGTGTTTGAAGACATACAAAACGGAACGACCAGTCAACTCCGCAGCCATCAGTCCTATTCTTGAACATGTGGCTCTGGGAGGTGGTCAGGAAGCTATGGAGGTCACCACAACCTCGACTAAAGCGGGCAAATTTGATTCCCGATTCTTCCACCTGGTGTATGAAGAGGAATTCGCTCGTGTCAAGGGACATTTCGGTCCAATCAACAGTTTAGCATTTCATCCAGATGGTAGAAGCTACGCGACGGGAGGAGAGGATGGTTTCGTGCGTGTTCAGGAATTTGATGCTTCATATTACGAGTTTGTGTTCGAGTGA